The Lacipirellula parvula genome window below encodes:
- a CDS encoding sensor histidine kinase codes for MQQKSLQELERRRGELWRQAAHDLRGNVGAVVNVTEGLTMGGLPELMRDEFVTLLQKSVSSLHAMLDEVIEIGRLQAGQEQRQVARFDVATLMQNLVESMQPISHERGLTLSASGPAPMEVQCDAGKICRIAQNFVINALKYTERGSVTLSWGNSRANDANRWMLCVEDTGPGFHAGPGAPLAEALVDATTEAMKLDARSGDRGIPSDAENAQLRPAHATDNRPVHQEQGEGIGLSIVKRLCDLLDASVELDRALSRGRCFASFFRASISNNTCMTSRSLSTIRKPIAFSNS; via the coding sequence ATGCAGCAAAAATCGCTTCAAGAACTCGAACGCCGACGAGGGGAACTCTGGCGACAGGCAGCCCATGATCTTCGCGGCAATGTGGGGGCGGTCGTCAACGTCACGGAAGGTCTCACCATGGGGGGGCTTCCGGAATTAATGCGAGATGAGTTCGTCACTTTGCTGCAGAAGAGCGTTTCGTCGCTGCACGCGATGCTGGACGAGGTCATCGAGATCGGACGACTTCAAGCGGGGCAAGAACAGCGACAGGTCGCTCGCTTTGACGTCGCGACGCTCATGCAAAACTTAGTCGAAAGCATGCAACCGATTTCGCATGAGCGCGGGCTTACCCTCTCAGCCAGCGGACCAGCTCCCATGGAGGTCCAATGTGACGCTGGGAAGATATGTCGTATTGCTCAAAACTTCGTCATCAATGCGTTGAAGTATACGGAACGTGGGAGCGTCACCCTCAGTTGGGGGAACAGTCGCGCCAACGACGCCAATCGATGGATGCTGTGCGTGGAAGACACAGGCCCCGGATTCCACGCTGGACCTGGAGCGCCGCTGGCCGAGGCGCTCGTCGACGCGACAACTGAAGCGATGAAATTAGACGCTCGATCGGGCGATCGGGGAATTCCGTCTGATGCTGAGAATGCTCAGTTAAGGCCAGCCCACGCCACGGACAATCGCCCTGTTCATCAAGAGCAGGGGGAAGGCATCGGCCTGTCGATTGTTAAGCGCTTATGCGACTTGCTGGACGCTAGCGTGGAGTTGGATCGGGCCCTGAGCAGGGGACGGTGTTTCGCGTCATTCTTCCGCGCGAGTATCAGCAATAATACCTGCATGACGTCACGTTCCCTCTCCACGATACGAAAACCGATCGCTTTCTCAAACAGCTAG
- a CDS encoding CotH kinase family protein, with protein sequence MTRITLTLLFALIVATSIAQPPQLPFGGPGGPPFGGFGPPPGMGGGLIDLLGMSEVQTELSLTQEQQAKVHELTEETRREMAENFQRAFADDDQEEPSPPEARFAAMRQKMDALAAKTNEQVQELLEKPQWERLEQLQLQREGMRSPQWREIAKSLELTEEQLGKLRGVLGGTFGPAPVEPFSPKVTAALNDDQKLQWATLVGKPFEFPRSMGFGGPPGFGPGGPGAEEVKLVDKFDANKDGWLNQTEREEARDSHQSNRQGPRGGRGGPPRGFGFGRAQEPGTAGPRVAKEDVAPISNASLYDLAVVRTLFLDFENDDWEDELEAFHGTDVEVPAMLTVDGVEYPNVGVSFRGMSSFMMIPKGSKRSLNVSVDLAAPEQRLLGSKTLNLLNSHEDPTFFHTALYSKIAREHIPTPKANFVKVVINGESWGVYVNAQQFDKLFVKENFGQDGARWKVRGNPGARAGLEYVGDKVEDYKRTYQIKSGDKDEDWHALINLCRTLDQTPPGQLEAALEPILDVDGALWFLALDNALINSDGYWIRASDYSIFRDARGKFHLIPHDMNEAFQRPMGPGFGGPGRRRTSDEARGANQSNGYELDPLIGLDDVTKPLRSKLLAVPRLRERYLSNVRAIAEDSLDWAELGPYIAILSSRIAEDVKADTRKLSSWAEFESAVGLPSADNSNEEPNKQSLREFATERRRYLLDYPDINRIQDAKEEDAQ encoded by the coding sequence GTGACACGAATCACCCTGACACTGCTCTTTGCGCTGATCGTAGCAACGTCGATCGCCCAGCCGCCGCAACTTCCGTTCGGCGGACCGGGCGGACCTCCGTTCGGCGGCTTTGGCCCGCCCCCCGGCATGGGAGGAGGGCTGATCGACCTCCTCGGCATGAGTGAGGTCCAGACGGAGCTTTCTCTGACGCAAGAGCAGCAAGCGAAAGTCCACGAGCTCACGGAAGAAACGCGCCGCGAAATGGCCGAGAACTTCCAGCGTGCATTCGCGGACGACGATCAGGAAGAACCATCGCCGCCGGAGGCCAGATTCGCCGCAATGCGCCAGAAGATGGACGCACTCGCTGCTAAAACCAACGAGCAAGTTCAGGAGTTGTTGGAAAAGCCTCAGTGGGAACGACTTGAACAACTGCAGCTGCAGCGCGAAGGAATGCGATCACCCCAATGGCGCGAGATCGCCAAATCGCTGGAACTCACCGAGGAGCAACTTGGCAAGTTGCGCGGCGTCCTGGGAGGAACCTTCGGGCCAGCTCCCGTCGAGCCCTTCTCGCCTAAAGTGACCGCCGCCCTCAACGACGATCAGAAGTTGCAGTGGGCGACGCTCGTCGGCAAGCCGTTCGAGTTTCCTCGTTCGATGGGGTTCGGCGGCCCTCCCGGCTTCGGGCCTGGCGGCCCCGGAGCGGAAGAAGTTAAACTCGTCGACAAGTTCGACGCCAACAAGGACGGCTGGCTCAATCAAACAGAGCGGGAAGAGGCGCGCGACTCACATCAGTCGAACCGTCAGGGTCCACGAGGAGGTCGCGGCGGACCGCCGCGCGGATTCGGCTTTGGCCGCGCTCAGGAACCCGGAACTGCTGGCCCACGCGTGGCGAAAGAAGACGTCGCGCCAATCTCAAACGCGTCGCTGTACGATCTCGCCGTCGTGCGCACGCTCTTTCTCGATTTCGAAAACGATGACTGGGAGGATGAGCTTGAGGCCTTCCACGGCACCGACGTCGAGGTGCCGGCCATGCTTACCGTCGATGGCGTCGAGTACCCCAACGTCGGCGTCAGCTTTCGGGGGATGTCGTCGTTCATGATGATCCCGAAAGGATCGAAGCGGTCCTTGAACGTCTCTGTCGATCTGGCCGCCCCGGAGCAACGTTTACTGGGCTCAAAGACGCTCAATCTGTTGAACTCGCACGAAGATCCGACGTTTTTCCACACGGCCCTCTACTCGAAAATCGCTCGCGAACATATCCCAACGCCGAAGGCGAATTTCGTGAAGGTGGTGATCAACGGCGAGAGCTGGGGCGTGTACGTCAACGCCCAGCAGTTCGACAAACTCTTCGTGAAAGAAAACTTCGGCCAAGACGGCGCGCGGTGGAAGGTCCGAGGCAATCCCGGCGCCCGAGCCGGCCTGGAGTACGTCGGCGACAAGGTGGAAGACTACAAACGGACCTACCAGATCAAGTCGGGTGACAAAGACGAAGACTGGCACGCGCTCATCAACCTCTGCCGAACGCTCGACCAAACGCCGCCTGGCCAATTGGAAGCAGCCTTGGAGCCGATCCTCGACGTCGACGGCGCCCTCTGGTTCCTCGCGCTCGACAACGCTCTGATCAATTCAGACGGTTACTGGATTCGAGCCAGCGACTACAGTATTTTCCGAGATGCACGCGGCAAATTCCACCTCATCCCTCACGACATGAACGAAGCGTTCCAGCGTCCCATGGGACCTGGATTCGGCGGCCCCGGACGACGGCGTACCAGCGATGAGGCTCGCGGCGCGAATCAGAGCAACGGTTACGAGCTCGACCCGCTGATTGGTTTGGACGATGTCACTAAACCTTTGCGAAGTAAACTGTTGGCCGTACCTCGGCTACGCGAACGATATCTAAGTAACGTTCGAGCGATAGCTGAAGATTCGCTCGATTGGGCTGAATTGGGACCTTACATTGCCATATTATCGTCGCGGATAGCCGAGGATGTCAAAGCTGATACTCGAAAGCTCAGCTCGTGGGCTGAATTCGAATCCGCCGTTGGCTTGCCGTCGGCCGATAATTCGAATGAGGAACCAAACAAGCAAAGCCTTCGAGAGTTTGCGACTGAGCGGAGACGCTACCTCCTTGATTACCCCGATATTAATAGGATTCAAGACGCTAAAGAGGAGGACGCACAATAG
- a CDS encoding DUF4956 domain-containing protein, with amino-acid sequence MSEWPANSSMPQSALAIEQVAARLVVAALYGVCVAAVFRFSHGRDKADVRVLASTLVLLSVLIAMVSMVIGDSVARAFSLVGALSIVRFRTVVEDTRDTAFVIFSVVVGMAAGAGLIWTPLVGIPLVALVAIGLSRFPSSGLAVQSQPYTLVLRLGLGRDPSEICSTPFERYLARRRITAVETGKQGASITVTYRAEARPGADLVAFVAELNQVQGVQGVEIQT; translated from the coding sequence ATGAGTGAATGGCCCGCCAACTCTAGCATGCCACAGTCTGCTCTCGCCATTGAGCAGGTGGCAGCGCGACTTGTCGTTGCCGCCCTCTATGGCGTCTGCGTCGCGGCCGTGTTTCGCTTCTCTCATGGTCGCGATAAAGCTGACGTACGCGTTCTGGCGTCCACGCTAGTGCTGCTGTCGGTGCTCATCGCCATGGTGTCGATGGTGATTGGCGACAGCGTGGCGAGGGCGTTCAGCTTAGTAGGCGCGTTGTCAATCGTGCGATTTCGCACTGTCGTTGAAGACACGCGGGACACGGCGTTTGTGATCTTCTCGGTAGTCGTCGGAATGGCCGCAGGAGCCGGGCTGATATGGACGCCGTTAGTCGGGATTCCGCTCGTCGCTCTCGTTGCCATCGGTCTGAGTCGCTTTCCGTCAAGCGGTCTCGCGGTGCAGTCGCAGCCCTACACGTTAGTACTTCGATTGGGACTGGGACGCGATCCCAGTGAGATCTGTTCCACTCCGTTCGAACGGTACCTAGCTCGTCGCCGCATCACTGCTGTCGAAACCGGCAAGCAAGGTGCGTCTATCACAGTGACATATCGAGCAGAGGCCAGACCAGGAGCTGATTTGGTGGCGTTCGTGGCAGAACTGAATCAAGTCCAAGGGGTTCAAGGCGTAGAGATTCAAACCTAA
- a CDS encoding polyphosphate polymerase domain-containing protein, with protein sequence MRENVALHLSNLPSDVIAEIAPTILRFDAPHATKVHVHESPSLQQRCIGDLPSRELKFIITASQAMEIQQRLSDVLTPDAHADANRDRSYSLTTLYTDTPQRDVYHRRGRHRLVKLRIRRYGVGSQVFLEHKLKRGTEVRKRRTTIDLTQLEASRGGLGLAPANAFRRQLLRQNLRPCCLLCYDRVAFNGEADGGRVRVTFDHRVQGGVMNAWRFEPLPDMRELLPEKIVCEFKFVGSLPSLLKTVIAEMQLLPTGVSKYRRCLEEFPTLLEGCGRDE encoded by the coding sequence ATGCGCGAAAATGTCGCCCTGCACCTGAGCAATTTGCCGAGCGACGTCATTGCTGAAATCGCTCCCACAATACTGCGCTTCGACGCACCACATGCCACGAAGGTTCACGTACATGAATCGCCGTCGCTTCAGCAACGATGCATTGGCGATCTTCCCTCGCGTGAACTGAAGTTCATTATCACTGCTTCGCAGGCAATGGAGATTCAGCAGCGGCTGAGTGATGTGCTAACGCCCGACGCTCACGCGGACGCGAACCGAGATCGAAGCTATTCGTTGACGACGCTCTACACCGATACGCCGCAACGGGACGTTTACCACAGACGCGGGCGACACCGCCTCGTCAAGCTGCGGATTCGACGCTATGGCGTAGGGTCACAAGTCTTTCTCGAACATAAACTCAAACGAGGAACCGAAGTTAGAAAACGCCGCACAACGATCGATCTCACTCAACTGGAGGCATCGCGCGGCGGCTTGGGGCTGGCTCCCGCGAATGCGTTTCGCCGTCAGCTGCTACGGCAAAATTTGCGGCCTTGTTGTTTGCTTTGCTACGACCGCGTAGCGTTCAATGGAGAGGCCGACGGCGGGCGAGTGCGCGTGACTTTTGATCACCGCGTGCAAGGCGGCGTCATGAACGCGTGGCGGTTCGAGCCGTTGCCGGACATGCGCGAGCTCTTGCCTGAGAAGATCGTCTGCGAATTCAAGTTTGTGGGATCGTTGCCGTCCTTGCTCAAAACCGTCATTGCTGAAATGCAGCTGCTTCCAACTGGCGTCTCGAAATATCGCCGGTGTCTGGAAGAGTTTCCAACTCTTCTCGAAGGGTGCGGTCGTGATGAGTGA
- a CDS encoding serine/threonine protein kinase — MTMPTDDTERDTTHDEERLNEADDPRLISLVEDYRRRLELGQTPLRSQYISQVPELAEVLNECLDSVDFMHRAFAGTAELSSSHEPSVDASEIVTLPLGDFKIVREVGRGGMAVVYEAVQLSLGRRVALKVLPFTATLNAKQLQRFLNEAQAAAHLHHPNIVPVFAVGRDRGTNFYAMQLIDGLSLAQVIAQFRREKGLSDSDDPSSGGTTPLYAQVVATSQCEAAPTVNQCSAHISTLRTQRPTDFFRTAAAWVRQAAAALAYAHDLGVIHRDVKPANLLLDERNNLWVTDFGLAQVQATGNLTQTGDLVGTLRYMSPEQAMGDRNLLDLRTDVYSLGATLYELITLQPMHTGKNRGALLQCVSEGEFQHPRKINPQIPEELETIVLKAVNVTAEDRYASAQEMADDLQRFLSDQPIRARRPSAIDHIRKWSRRHPGAIAAGTLLLFVIAAGAITTASLVAMEQQKTKAALAREQARAEEAERGFQQARHAVDALFEVSEQELPSMPLDNSRRRILQIVLSHYEDFIAQRRGDERSQTELSKVQNKVRAILDDLNVIQQSFDNRLIAIDAIQNELAFTPRQTQDAASLFERWESQGVALREAMRTADGEQRRSDLAKVASQQSNDLQKLLTPAQMRRFRQLVIQSRGVFAFQDSELATTLELTDDQRSAIRQIERSMFAEFLAAAPSPGFDGIHERRSGAPSSKPTEVALSAALSEGMQKALALLSADQRRIWNDLTGPEVPGVEKLGLPLPPHPPRF; from the coding sequence ATGACTATGCCCACCGACGATACCGAAAGAGACACGACGCACGACGAAGAGCGACTTAACGAAGCAGATGATCCTAGATTGATATCTCTCGTTGAGGATTATCGCCGCAGGCTGGAGCTCGGGCAGACTCCGCTAAGGTCTCAGTACATTTCGCAAGTCCCGGAACTAGCTGAAGTTCTCAACGAATGCTTGGACAGCGTTGACTTTATGCACCGCGCATTTGCTGGAACAGCTGAGCTGAGTAGTTCTCATGAGCCAAGCGTCGATGCCTCTGAAATAGTCACCCTTCCGCTCGGGGATTTTAAGATTGTGCGCGAGGTGGGACGCGGCGGAATGGCCGTCGTCTACGAAGCTGTTCAACTCTCACTCGGCAGGCGCGTTGCTCTGAAGGTATTGCCATTTACCGCGACCTTAAATGCGAAGCAATTGCAGCGATTCCTGAACGAAGCTCAGGCGGCCGCTCACTTGCATCACCCCAATATTGTGCCGGTGTTCGCGGTGGGGAGAGATCGGGGTACGAATTTCTACGCTATGCAGCTGATTGACGGTCTTTCCCTGGCGCAGGTAATCGCGCAGTTTCGCCGCGAGAAGGGCCTGTCTGACAGTGACGATCCGTCTTCTGGCGGCACGACGCCTCTTTACGCGCAGGTAGTCGCTACTTCGCAGTGTGAAGCGGCGCCCACAGTGAATCAGTGTTCGGCGCATATCTCAACATTGCGGACGCAACGGCCAACCGACTTCTTTCGCACGGCCGCCGCCTGGGTTCGCCAAGCTGCAGCGGCGTTAGCATACGCGCACGACTTGGGCGTTATCCACCGCGACGTGAAACCCGCAAATCTGCTCCTTGATGAGCGAAATAACCTGTGGGTTACTGATTTCGGGTTGGCACAAGTCCAGGCGACTGGGAATTTAACCCAAACGGGAGATCTCGTCGGCACGTTGCGCTACATGAGCCCCGAACAAGCGATGGGCGACCGCAATCTTCTCGATCTTCGGACAGATGTCTATTCGCTCGGAGCCACGCTGTATGAGCTCATCACGTTGCAGCCAATGCATACAGGCAAGAATCGTGGGGCACTGCTTCAGTGCGTTTCGGAAGGAGAGTTTCAACATCCGCGTAAAATCAATCCGCAGATTCCGGAAGAGCTCGAAACGATTGTCTTGAAGGCTGTTAATGTAACGGCTGAGGACCGCTACGCGTCCGCCCAGGAGATGGCAGACGACCTCCAGCGGTTTCTGAGCGATCAGCCGATCCGAGCGCGTCGCCCTTCGGCCATCGACCATATTCGCAAATGGTCGCGGCGCCATCCCGGAGCGATTGCTGCGGGAACGCTCCTGTTATTCGTGATCGCTGCAGGCGCGATAACGACGGCGTCACTTGTGGCGATGGAGCAACAGAAGACGAAAGCGGCGCTAGCCAGAGAGCAGGCACGCGCCGAGGAAGCGGAGCGAGGTTTTCAGCAGGCACGACACGCGGTCGACGCTCTATTCGAAGTTAGCGAGCAAGAACTTCCCAGTATGCCACTGGATAACTCGCGTAGGCGGATTCTTCAAATTGTACTGAGCCATTACGAAGATTTCATCGCTCAACGCCGCGGCGACGAGAGGTCCCAAACGGAACTCTCCAAAGTTCAAAACAAAGTTCGGGCAATTCTCGATGATCTCAACGTCATCCAGCAATCTTTTGATAATCGACTGATTGCGATCGATGCGATTCAAAACGAACTTGCTTTCACCCCACGCCAGACTCAAGACGCCGCAAGTCTCTTCGAACGATGGGAGAGTCAAGGCGTCGCATTGCGGGAAGCCATGAGAACGGCGGACGGAGAGCAGCGGCGTAGCGACCTGGCGAAAGTGGCGTCTCAGCAATCGAATGATCTTCAAAAGCTTCTCACACCCGCGCAGATGCGGCGATTTCGTCAGCTTGTGATCCAGTCACGCGGCGTCTTCGCTTTTCAGGATTCAGAACTAGCAACAACGCTTGAATTGACTGACGATCAACGTTCCGCAATTCGCCAGATCGAACGTAGTATGTTCGCTGAGTTTCTGGCAGCGGCCCCTTCCCCCGGGTTTGACGGTATTCATGAGCGGCGCAGCGGCGCTCCGTCGTCAAAGCCTACCGAAGTTGCCCTCAGTGCAGCACTTAGTGAGGGGATGCAGAAGGCTCTAGCGCTGCTCTCCGCAGATCAACGTCGTATCTGGAACGATCTCACGGGTCCTGAAGTTCCGGGCGTCGAAAAGCTAGGCTTGCCGCTACCCCCGCACCCGCCGCGGTTCTAG
- a CDS encoding sigma-70 family RNA polymerase sigma factor: MGIHTRTSSRTIIELVGSMGLGPLLQQYEEYLLLLARVEVGRRLQRKLDPSDLVQEVFLDAHRQFPNFRGTTESELLEWLRQILAGITANAMRHYLGVQGRDARRELEQDISGSFGKTAKQLHELAAVSGETPSQDAMRREQAVVVADAIQSLPDDYRDVLILRHWEGLSFPDVAIRLSKTTDSVEKLWMRALVKLRQQMKSAP; the protein is encoded by the coding sequence ATGGGAATCCACACGCGCACATCATCTCGAACGATAATAGAGCTTGTTGGAAGCATGGGGCTGGGACCATTACTGCAGCAATACGAAGAGTATTTGTTGCTACTCGCACGCGTGGAGGTCGGGCGTCGATTGCAACGCAAGCTTGACCCATCGGACTTGGTGCAGGAAGTCTTCCTGGACGCTCATCGCCAGTTTCCGAATTTTCGAGGAACGACCGAGTCTGAATTACTTGAGTGGCTGCGGCAAATCCTCGCCGGAATAACCGCAAACGCCATGCGGCATTATCTCGGCGTCCAAGGCCGCGACGCTCGTCGAGAGCTTGAACAGGATATCTCCGGATCGTTTGGAAAAACAGCGAAGCAACTGCACGAACTGGCTGCGGTGTCCGGCGAGACGCCGAGCCAGGATGCCATGCGTCGCGAGCAAGCTGTAGTCGTTGCGGATGCCATTCAGTCCTTGCCGGATGATTACAGGGACGTCTTGATTCTGCGGCATTGGGAGGGGCTTTCGTTTCCTGACGTGGCGATACGACTCTCCAAAACCACGGACAGCGTGGAAAAGCTTTGGATGAGAGCGCTCGTCAAACTTCGCCAGCAGATGAAGAGTGCGCCATGA
- a CDS encoding DUF5685 family protein, whose amino-acid sequence MWPRRYIPLENIPNMDIVELAEAFHLVGDSTMFGILKPAYRELHGRDRVAYSSIYCNLCGALAAEYGLPSRLLVVHDIATLAWLLTTGETREMPFNRGNCLRGGAGRVRQGGLPPLLKYLAAISAFTLGVKLQDDERDQRNWRNAIVNATYQRTFNRSSQKLQQVGADTNRLRSALEEQCVLEARSESELECAAAPTAQAYAAVVHEIHRLGAPRADFSFEQREALGAALGATIYAIDAFRDYEKDLEGSYNPLCVQAAKAASMPQTVRGDALRFIENCLASASGVIRTLDNATHLRWNAIAAHLLGYLRPLPEFITLSTRCYVPCEHGVVAFDDKECTPAVYGCLCCCCLGLNYCCT is encoded by the coding sequence ATGTGGCCGCGACGATATATCCCGCTTGAGAATATCCCAAATATGGATATCGTGGAGCTGGCTGAGGCTTTTCATCTCGTCGGGGACTCTACGATGTTTGGAATTCTGAAACCCGCCTATCGCGAGCTTCATGGTCGCGACCGTGTTGCATATTCGTCCATTTACTGCAACCTTTGCGGAGCGCTAGCGGCCGAATACGGACTCCCTTCGCGCCTACTGGTGGTCCATGACATCGCTACGTTGGCTTGGCTTCTCACAACGGGAGAAACCAGAGAGATGCCGTTCAATCGAGGCAATTGCCTGCGAGGCGGAGCGGGGCGCGTTAGACAGGGTGGTCTCCCCCCTCTCCTTAAGTACCTCGCAGCAATTTCAGCCTTTACACTTGGAGTGAAATTGCAGGACGATGAGCGAGACCAACGCAACTGGCGCAATGCAATCGTTAACGCTACGTATCAGAGAACTTTCAATCGATCGTCTCAGAAACTTCAGCAAGTCGGTGCAGACACCAATCGGCTGCGATCGGCTTTGGAAGAGCAATGCGTTTTAGAAGCACGCTCCGAATCAGAGCTCGAATGCGCAGCAGCGCCGACTGCTCAGGCTTATGCTGCCGTTGTGCATGAAATTCATAGGCTCGGTGCGCCACGTGCGGATTTCTCATTCGAGCAGCGAGAAGCATTGGGGGCCGCGCTCGGAGCTACGATATACGCGATCGATGCTTTCAGAGACTATGAGAAAGATCTGGAAGGCAGCTACAACCCACTGTGTGTACAAGCTGCCAAGGCTGCCTCAATGCCGCAGACTGTTCGAGGAGATGCATTGAGGTTCATCGAGAACTGCCTTGCTTCCGCCAGTGGCGTCATCCGAACGCTTGATAACGCTACACACCTGCGCTGGAATGCCATTGCAGCTCATCTATTGGGCTACTTACGGCCACTTCCAGAATTCATAACGCTCAGTACAAGGTGTTACGTTCCGTGTGAGCATGGCGTGGTTGCGTTCGACGACAAGGAGTGCACTCCGGCGGTTTACGGCTGCCTGTGCTGCTGTTGCTTGGGCTTAAACTACTGTTGCACTTAA
- a CDS encoding helix-turn-helix domain-containing protein, whose protein sequence is MEKQIHSREHKILVSLLRELRSKAGLRQIDMAKKLKRHQSFVSKLELGERRIDVLELREICKAIGTPFLDAVAELDRRLRRA, encoded by the coding sequence ATGGAAAAGCAGATTCACAGCCGAGAGCACAAAATTCTCGTTTCTCTGCTGCGCGAACTCCGAAGTAAGGCGGGATTACGCCAAATTGACATGGCAAAAAAGCTGAAACGCCACCAGTCGTTCGTCAGTAAACTCGAACTCGGAGAACGGCGAATCGACGTTTTGGAGCTCCGAGAGATCTGTAAGGCGATTGGGACGCCGTTTCTCGATGCAGTGGCGGAACTGGACCGACGATTGCGACGTGCGTAA
- a CDS encoding tyrosine-type recombinase/integrase, which yields MNLNPIVRAVKYSDRKNYLLVYIDPRSGKRVSRSAKTANRREAEREAARWEAELQEGIHATSNNMSWEAFRERYERQVSQEQAPKTLQKVISVFNSIEAICRPRQLGDLSDLRLAYYKDELLRTSSVNTAVSYLAHMRAALNAAVEWGVISHAPKLPRIKRGKGFKLMRGRAVTDAEFQKMLAATPSVVGDAAAESWQFLLKGLWWSGLRLQEACELFWAGYRGHVIDMDGKWPMFMIRGELEKGRRDRRLPMAPEFAELLKSVPSELQKARVFEPQARREDAPTPQPHRVGEIIAKIGQAAEIVVDADARTGNPTKFASAHDLRRAFGYRWARRVMPAILQKLMRHASVQTTMQYYVNLEADDVADTVWATISNTSSNSGQSENLAGQDCWP from the coding sequence ATGAACCTAAATCCGATCGTGCGCGCTGTGAAATACAGCGACCGCAAAAACTATCTTCTGGTGTATATCGACCCCCGCAGTGGGAAGAGAGTCTCGCGTTCAGCAAAAACGGCGAATCGTCGTGAAGCCGAACGTGAAGCAGCCCGATGGGAGGCCGAACTTCAAGAAGGCATTCATGCTACTTCTAACAACATGTCATGGGAGGCATTCCGCGAGCGATACGAGCGACAGGTCTCGCAAGAGCAGGCTCCGAAGACGCTTCAAAAGGTCATTAGTGTGTTCAATTCAATCGAAGCGATCTGCCGTCCGCGTCAACTCGGCGATCTCTCAGATCTTCGATTGGCCTATTACAAAGACGAGCTGCTCCGAACGAGTAGCGTCAATACGGCTGTCAGTTATCTGGCTCACATGCGAGCTGCGTTGAACGCAGCCGTGGAGTGGGGAGTGATCAGCCACGCGCCAAAGCTACCCCGCATCAAGCGAGGCAAGGGATTTAAGCTGATGCGGGGCAGGGCGGTGACTGACGCCGAGTTCCAGAAGATGCTCGCCGCCACACCTTCAGTGGTCGGTGACGCTGCTGCGGAATCGTGGCAGTTTCTACTGAAAGGACTGTGGTGGTCTGGATTGAGATTGCAGGAAGCGTGCGAGCTTTTCTGGGCGGGTTACCGTGGGCATGTCATCGATATGGATGGCAAATGGCCCATGTTTATGATTCGCGGCGAACTTGAGAAGGGACGTCGCGATCGACGTCTGCCGATGGCTCCTGAGTTCGCGGAACTGCTGAAGAGCGTGCCCTCCGAGCTTCAGAAGGCACGTGTGTTCGAGCCGCAAGCCCGCCGCGAGGATGCACCAACGCCGCAGCCCCATCGCGTTGGCGAGATTATTGCCAAAATCGGGCAAGCGGCGGAGATCGTGGTCGATGCCGATGCACGCACCGGCAACCCCACGAAGTTCGCCTCGGCCCACGATCTACGCCGAGCGTTTGGTTACCGGTGGGCGCGCCGTGTCATGCCAGCGATTCTGCAGAAGCTAATGAGGCACGCTTCTGTCCAGACGACGATGCAGTACTACGTCAACTTAGAGGCAGACGACGTTGCTGATACCGTGTGGGCGACGATCAGCAACACTTCTAGCAACAGTGGCCAGTCTGAGAACTTAGCAGGCCAGGATTGCTGGCCGTAA
- a CDS encoding MotA/TolQ/ExbB proton channel family protein has product MNVANSFASVLEDWCYGFLALNFFWGLYHLVLGFRRIKQLSFKTHDDQAELMDELLPLIEARQYDAVEEMCAEDSRALPQLAYMAVANRDLNETQLRQLVAEVVQRDIVGDLEYRSRWIATVIKSGPLLGLFGTVLGMMAAFGRIGTGAKIQPSEIAGEISIALICTAMGLLTAIPFNFLMASLNNRIRKFQDALGAGLVRILDALKHRS; this is encoded by the coding sequence ATGAACGTCGCCAATAGTTTTGCTTCCGTACTTGAAGATTGGTGTTACGGGTTCCTCGCGCTGAACTTCTTCTGGGGGCTTTACCACCTCGTTCTCGGCTTTCGACGCATCAAGCAACTCAGCTTCAAAACGCACGACGATCAAGCGGAGCTGATGGACGAGTTGCTGCCGCTGATTGAGGCGAGACAATACGACGCCGTTGAGGAAATGTGCGCCGAAGACTCCCGAGCGCTACCGCAGTTAGCCTATATGGCGGTGGCCAATCGCGATTTAAACGAAACACAGCTCCGGCAACTCGTTGCGGAAGTCGTCCAACGCGACATCGTCGGCGACCTGGAGTATCGCTCCCGCTGGATCGCGACGGTGATCAAAAGCGGTCCGCTGCTAGGGTTGTTCGGAACGGTGCTCGGCATGATGGCGGCGTTCGGGCGCATCGGCACCGGCGCCAAAATCCAGCCGTCGGAAATCGCCGGAGAGATCAGCATCGCGCTCATCTGCACCGCGATGGGACTGCTCACGGCCATTCCGTTCAACTTCCTGATGGCGAGTCTTAACAACCGCATTCGGAAGTTCCAAGATGCGCTCGGCGCCGGCTTGGTTCGTATTCTTGACGCCCTGAAGCACCGGTCGTAG